The genomic region GGGCCAGCGAGTCCGCGTCCGTCGTCGCCTGGATCGCCCTGGGCGTGGGCGGCAGCGCAACGGTGCTGACCACCCGCCGGCTCGGCTCACTGCCGGCCCGGCGCGCCTGGTGGCTGACGACGGCGAGCGCCGCGGTGGCCACGGCGGCGCTTTTCGCCCCCGACCGTCTCGCTGTCGCCGTCGCCGCGTGCGCGCTCTTCGGATGGGGGTTCGTCGCGGCGAGCTCGGCGCTGATCGCCTGGGTCGCCGAGCTGGCTCCCGACCACGCCGCCCCGGGCACGTCGGCGGTCTTCATCGCCCTCGTGGTCGGCCAGGCGATCGGCTCCGCGGTCACCGGCGGGCTCAGCGCCACTCTCGGCCTTCCGGGTACGTTCCTGCTGGCCGCCGGCGCCACCGTGCTCGCCGCCGGGTGCGGGTGGGATCTGCGCGTCGGTCGACGCGATCCCGTCGGGGTGGCGCGCTGAGCGCCACGAGGTCGCCTTCGGGGTGCGCACAACTGCGCAATTGCTGGAAAAAACACCGCTGCCGCTGCGAACACGGTGTTTTTCCCAGCAATTGCGCCGAAAGACACCTCCTCGAGGCACCCCCCCCCGAGGCCGGGAGCGCGGGCTCGCCGGCGAGCGCGTGCTCACCCCTTGGCGACGACCTGACGCCGGTCGCCCGGCAGCTTGGTGACCAGCGTGAGGGCGACGGAGACCAGCGCGATGATGCCGATCGTGGTGTAGCCGAGGGTGTAGTTCGGGTCGTCGCCGTCGCCGAACAGCGCCGAGATGAGGATCGGGCCGAGCACGCCGCCGAGGCTCCAGCCGATGAGCATCAGCCCGTAGATCCCGCCGGCGTTCTTGACGCCGAAGAAGTCCCCCGCGGTGGCGGGCATCGTGCCGAAGCCGCCGCCGTAGCAGAGGTAGATCACCGCGGCCAGCACGAACCACAGCGCCTGGTTGCTCGCGTGCGGCAGCACGATCAGGCACACGCCCTGCAGCGCCAGCATCGCCGCGAACGCCGGCATCCGCCCGGTGTAGTCCGAGGCGGCCGCCCAGACGATGCGGCCACCGCCGTTGAAGATCGCCAGCACGCCGACGACCGTCGCCGCTGCCGCGCCGCTGTATCCCGCGATGCCCTCCGCGCTCCCGGCCGCCTGGGAGATGAGCGCGATGCCGGCGGCGACGTTCAGCGTCAGGATCGCGGTCAGCAGGTACCACTGCGGGGTGCGCAGCGCTTCCTTCTCGCTGTAGTCCTTGGCCGCCTCAGCGCTGGCGGCACCGGTCTCCTGCTCGTGCCCGGGCACGACGTACCCCTCCGGCGGGTTGCGGAAGAACGACGCGCCGACCAGCGACATCACCAGGTAGGCGAGCCCCAGCCAGAGGAACGCCTTGGAGGGCTGGTCCTCGTCCATGCCGATCAGCCAGCTCGCGACCGGGGACGTCAGCACCGCGCCGAAGCCGAAGCCGCCGACCGCGAGCCCGGTGATCAGGCCCTTCTTGTCGGGGAACCACTTCTGCAGCATCGCGATCGGCACGATGTAGGCGACACCAAGACCGAAACCGCTGATCACGCCATAGCTCAGCACCAGCAGCCACAGGTCCTCGGAGCCGCGGGAGAACGACGCCAGCATGATGCCGACCGCGTAGATCACGCCACCGGCGAGCGCCACGACGCGCGGCCCGCGGCGGTCCTGCATCCGCCCACCGAGGTAGCTGCCGATGAAGATCATCGCGATCGTCACCGTGAACGGCAGCGAGGACTCGACCTTGGACAGCTGCCACGGCTCGGCGTCCTGGTAGGCCTTCGCGAAGACCGACCAGGCATAGACCGCGCCGATGGAGAACTGCAGCAGGAGCCCGGCACCGACCAGCACCCATCTGCTGGCCGACGGGGTCTGCGCACTGCTGTCGGCGCTCTTCGTGGCCGCTGGATCGTGGATCTCGCTCATGACGGACCTCCCGCTCGCTCGTCGTCGCAGTACCCCGGCCGCGGGGATCCGAACCCGCTGCACGCCGGCCCATCCCGCCGGGTACCGCTCGACCATGGACGAGAAGGACACGGCCGCCGCCCTGCTCGAGCGGCACGGCAGGACGTACGCCGAGGACGCGGGGATCAACCTCGCCGACGAGCCGGCCCCGCTGTGGCAGCTGCTCGTGCTCAGCCTCCTGCTGTCCGCGCGGATCCGCTCCGAGATCGCCGTCGCCGCCGCGCGCGAGCTCTTCGCAGCCGGGTGCACGACTCCCCCGCGCACGCGCGACACCCCGCGATCGCGGCTCATCGCCGCCCTCGGCCGAGCCGGGTACCGCCGCTACGACGAGCGCACGGCGACCCAGCTCGCCGAGCTCGCCAACACCGTCCTGGACCGGTACGCCGGGGACCTGCGGCGCCTGCACGAGCAGAGCGACGACCTCGGGCGGGACCTGCAGCAGTTCAAGGGGATCGGCCCCGCGGGCGCGGCGATCTTCTGCCGCGAGGTGCAGGGCGTCTGGCCCGACCTCGCACCGTACGTCGACGAGCTGACCGCCAAGGGAGCAGCCCGGCTCGGGCTGCCGACCTCCCCCGAGGCGTTGGCCGGTCTGGTCGAGCGCCGGGACCTGTCCCGGCTGGTCGCGGGTTGCGTGCGGGCCGCGCGCGACAAGAAGATCGTCGACGACGTGCGGGGGGCCGGTCGGGAGCAGCAGGACAGCTGAGGAGCTCGACAGGCTCGACCAACGAAGGCGGCTCGACCATCGGGTGGGCGGTCAGCGCTCCCGGCGTTCGCGCTCCTCGCGGTCGCGGCGGGCGTCGTCGGCGAGGTCGCGGCGGATGCCCTCGGCGCGGCTGCGCTCGAAGAGCAGGATCGCCGCCACGACACCGGCGGTGAGCAGGATCGTCAGGATCAGTCCGAACAGGGTCATGGTCAGTGGCTGGCCTTGCCGCCCTTGCGGCCGGCCTCCTTCTTCTGCGCGGTCGTGCCGCCCTGCTTGCTGTTGCCGCCCTTGCCGGACTGTTCGCCCCCGTGCTTGGAGGAGTCCTCGGCGTTGGCGATCTTCGCGGCGCGCTCCTTCGACATGCCCTTGTCCTTGAGCGCCTCGTACTGCTTCTCGTTCTTGATGTTTCCCGAGCTCCCCGAACTGCCGGCCATCTCTGCTCACCTCCGCGTCGATGCAGGTACGGCGCTCGCGGTACCCGGCCGCCCCTCGCACAATGCGCGACAGCGTCGGCGCCCGCGGCTACCGTGCAGGGACCGCGAAGGGAGTCCGGCATGACCGATCGGCCCGTGCTTGTGCTCAACGCCGGCTCCTCCTCGCTGAAGTACCAGGTGCTGCGTCCCAGGACCGGCGAGTCGCTGCTCGGCGGCCACCTCGAGCGGCTGCACCACGACGACTTCGGCGCCGCTTTGGTCCGCGTCGCCGAGGAGCTCGAAGGCGCCGGCCTGGGCGTCGACAACCTCGCGGCCGTCGGACACCGCGTGGTCCACGGCGGCTCCCGCTTCGTGGTGCCGACGCTGGTCGACGACGCCGTCCTGGCGGGCCTCGAGGAGCTCGTGCCGCTGGCGCCACTGCACAACCCACCGGCCATCGAGGGGATGCGCCACTCGCGCGAGGTTTACCCCGCCCTCGCCCAGGTCGCCGTCTTCGACACCGCCTACTTCGCCGACCTGCCCGTCGAGGCAGCGACGTACGCCCTCGACCGGGAGCTCGCGGCGAGCCACGGCATCCGGCGCTACGGCGCGCACGGCATCAGCCACCACTACGTCGCCGGCGAGGTCGCGGCCTTCCTCGGCCGCCCGCTCGCCGAGCTCGACCAGATCGTGCTGCACCTCGGCAACGGCGCCTCGGCCACCGCGATCCGGGGCGGGCGCCCGGTGGAGACCTCGATGGGGATGACCCCGCTCGAGGGGCTGGTGATGGGCACCCGCGGCGGTGACCTGGACCCCGGCGTGCTGCTGCACCTGCTGCGCGTCGGCGGCCTCGACGTGGATGAGCTCGACGACCTGCTGCACCACCGCTCCGGCCTGCGCGGGATGTGCGGCCTGCAGGACTTCCGCGACCTCGAGCCGGCCCTCGACGCCGGCGACGAGGCGGCCACGACCGCGTATGCCGTCTACTGCCACCGGCTGCGCAAGTACCTCGGCGCCTACCTCGCCGTGCTCGGCGGCGCCGACGTCATCACCTTCACCGCGGGTGCCGGTGAGCACGTCCCCCGGCTGCGCGCGGACGTGCTCACCGGCCTCGAGCGCCTCGGGATCCGCCTCGACCCCGTCCTCAACTCCGCCGCCGTGGGCCCCGCCCGGATCTCCGATGATGACTCCGAGGTGGCAGTGCTCGTCGTCCCCACCCACGAGGAGCTCTCGATCGCGCGACAGGTCGTCGAGGTGCTGGCGGGCTGACTCCCCTCAGTGCTGCTCGGCGAGGACCTCGGGACGGGCGGTGGTCGAGGGCGAGGCGCCCCGGGCAGGAGCGGCCCCCGGGGTCCAGGACCAGTCGCGGACCTCCGGCAGGTCCTCGCCGTACTCTCGCGTCCACAGGTGGGCCCGGCGGCGGGTGTCGACCATCCGCTGACGCAGGGTGGCGGCGCGCTGCCCCAGCGAGGGCACCCGGTCGATGACGTCCATGACCAGGTGGAAGCGGTCCAGGTCGTTCATCATCACCATGTCGAACGGCGTGGTGGTGGTGCCCTCCTCCTTGTAGCCGCGCACGTGCAGGTTCGCGTGGTTGGTGCGGCGGTAGGTCAGCCGGTGGATGAGCCAGGGGTAGCCGTGGTAGGCGAACACCACCGGCTTGTCGGCGGTGAAGACGGTGTCGAAGTCGCGCGCGGACAGCCCGTGCGGGTGCTCGGTGTCGTCCTGCAGGCGCATCAGGTCCACGACGTTGACGAAGCGCACCTTCAGCTCGGGCAGGTACTCGCGCAGGATCGAGGTGGCCGCCAGCGCCTCCACGGTCGGTACGTCGCCGGCGCAGGCG from Nocardioides sp. dk884 harbors:
- a CDS encoding acetate/propionate family kinase, whose protein sequence is MTDRPVLVLNAGSSSLKYQVLRPRTGESLLGGHLERLHHDDFGAALVRVAEELEGAGLGVDNLAAVGHRVVHGGSRFVVPTLVDDAVLAGLEELVPLAPLHNPPAIEGMRHSREVYPALAQVAVFDTAYFADLPVEAATYALDRELAASHGIRRYGAHGISHHYVAGEVAAFLGRPLAELDQIVLHLGNGASATAIRGGRPVETSMGMTPLEGLVMGTRGGDLDPGVLLHLLRVGGLDVDELDDLLHHRSGLRGMCGLQDFRDLEPALDAGDEAATTAYAVYCHRLRKYLGAYLAVLGGADVITFTAGAGEHVPRLRADVLTGLERLGIRLDPVLNSAAVGPARISDDDSEVAVLVVPTHEELSIARQVVEVLAG
- a CDS encoding OFA family MFS transporter, coding for MSEIHDPAATKSADSSAQTPSASRWVLVGAGLLLQFSIGAVYAWSVFAKAYQDAEPWQLSKVESSLPFTVTIAMIFIGSYLGGRMQDRRGPRVVALAGGVIYAVGIMLASFSRGSEDLWLLVLSYGVISGFGLGVAYIVPIAMLQKWFPDKKGLITGLAVGGFGFGAVLTSPVASWLIGMDEDQPSKAFLWLGLAYLVMSLVGASFFRNPPEGYVVPGHEQETGAASAEAAKDYSEKEALRTPQWYLLTAILTLNVAAGIALISQAAGSAEGIAGYSGAAAATVVGVLAIFNGGGRIVWAAASDYTGRMPAFAAMLALQGVCLIVLPHASNQALWFVLAAVIYLCYGGGFGTMPATAGDFFGVKNAGGIYGLMLIGWSLGGVLGPILISALFGDGDDPNYTLGYTTIGIIALVSVALTLVTKLPGDRRQVVAKG
- a CDS encoding endonuclease; its protein translation is MDEKDTAAALLERHGRTYAEDAGINLADEPAPLWQLLVLSLLLSARIRSEIAVAAARELFAAGCTTPPRTRDTPRSRLIAALGRAGYRRYDERTATQLAELANTVLDRYAGDLRRLHEQSDDLGRDLQQFKGIGPAGAAIFCREVQGVWPDLAPYVDELTAKGAARLGLPTSPEALAGLVERRDLSRLVAGCVRAARDKKIVDDVRGAGREQQDS